One stretch of Armigeres subalbatus isolate Guangzhou_Male chromosome 2, GZ_Asu_2, whole genome shotgun sequence DNA includes these proteins:
- the LOC134209135 gene encoding uncharacterized protein LOC134209135 has protein sequence MISLKAQPLQITLPLLITLIPPLIIGQNLFGLAPSAGTAGKKKLIVHRVGQCPGQKHLPIFLPDMRVAPINATNSAVSGIIEFREDFPNGWDVSATVKKCDDFRSAESCRTHLNNMANTNQCMLLRLGADMMWMKYLKSISPKPMCPFRKGNYTYGETLVDDELVKYMPVPGNSNWEVEITGKAKNQLVLCIILQFQVRPKKGGA, from the exons ATGATCAGCTTGAAAGCACAACCGTTGCAGATCACGCTGCCGCTACTGATAACACTAATACCACCGTTGATAATCGGACAAAATCTGTTCGGCCTTGCACCCAGCGCCGGCACCGCTGGGAAGAAAAAACTGATCGTCCATCGCGTCGGGCAGTGTCCGGGTCAGAAGCATCTGCCGATATTTCTGCCGGACATGCGCGTCGCCCCGATCAACGCTACTAACAGCGCCGTCAGTGGAATTATAGAATTCCGGGAGGACTTTCCCAACGGATGGGACGTATCGGCTACGGTGAAAAAGTGCGACGATTTCCGTTCGGCGGAGAGCTGCCGAACGCACCTGAACAACATGGCCAATACGAACCAGTGTATGCTGTTGCGGTTGGGCGCCGATATGATGTGGATGAAGTATCTGAAGAGCATCAGCCCCAAGCCCATGTGTCCGTTCCGGAAGGGTAATTACACTTATGGCGAAACGCTGGTGGACGACGAATTGGTCAA ataTATGCCAGTTCCAGGCAACTCCAACTGGGAAGTTGAGATCACTGGAAAAGCCAAAAACCAATTGGTCTTGTGCATTATTCTGCAATTCCAGGTGCGACCGAAGAAGGGTGGAGCTTGA